The proteins below are encoded in one region of Ornithinimicrobium avium:
- a CDS encoding rhomboid family intramembrane serine protease — translation MSYVRCQRCGRPVCPDCQRPAAVGIQCVDCVKEGSRGAPVPRTRFGAVATTGAPYVTYGLVALCVLVYLGQRTVPSLTGQLSFVGVLAGSEPWRFVTSAFVHSPSSLLHILFNMYILWIFGPVLEKMLGRARFLLVYLICAVGGSVGVLLIAPPNPGWITHVVGASGAIFGLLLLYVVLALKQHQVPTSLLVMIAINLALPFFLPGIAWQAHVGGALTGAAVGGLLILTSAPGRSPQAARRRALFWPALGATALVLAGLAVWRILAVLGPSAFSVQL, via the coding sequence GTGTCCTACGTGCGCTGCCAGCGGTGCGGGCGCCCGGTCTGCCCGGACTGCCAGCGCCCGGCGGCGGTGGGCATCCAGTGCGTGGACTGCGTCAAGGAGGGCTCGCGCGGCGCGCCGGTGCCGCGCACCCGGTTCGGGGCGGTGGCCACGACCGGCGCCCCGTACGTGACCTACGGGCTGGTGGCGCTGTGCGTGCTGGTCTACCTGGGCCAGCGCACGGTGCCGAGCCTGACCGGTCAGCTGTCCTTCGTGGGCGTCCTGGCCGGCAGCGAGCCGTGGCGGTTCGTCACCTCGGCGTTCGTGCACTCCCCCTCCAGCCTGCTGCACATCCTGTTCAACATGTACATCCTGTGGATCTTCGGTCCGGTCCTGGAGAAGATGCTCGGGCGGGCACGCTTCCTGCTGGTCTACCTGATCTGCGCGGTGGGCGGCTCGGTCGGCGTGCTGCTCATCGCCCCGCCGAACCCGGGGTGGATCACCCACGTCGTGGGCGCGTCCGGCGCGATCTTCGGCCTGCTCCTGCTCTACGTCGTGCTCGCCCTGAAGCAGCACCAGGTGCCGACCAGCCTGCTGGTGATGATCGCGATCAACCTGGCGCTGCCCTTCTTCCTGCCCGGGATCGCCTGGCAGGCGCACGTCGGCGGGGCGCTCACCGGTGCGGCGGTCGGCGGGCTGCTCATCCTCACCTCGGCGCCGGGCCGCTCGCCGCAGGCCGCGCGCCGTCGCGCGTTGTTCTGGCCCGCCCTGGGCGCGACCGCGCTCGTCCTGGCCGGCCTCGCCGTGTGGCGGATCCTGGCGGTGCTCGGACCGTCCGCCTTCTCGGTCCAGCTCTGA
- the pknB gene encoding Stk1 family PASTA domain-containing Ser/Thr kinase: protein MTDDPTQATPPPQDRGQEPRVLGGRYEVGELVGRGGMADVHAGHDLRLGRKVAIKILRTDLARDSSFLARFRREAQSAAGLNHPSIVGVFDSGEQIVHEAGGAPLHVPYIVMEFVEGKTLRELLNESRTKTLLADEAARITAAVLAALEYAHDRALVHRDIKPANVMVTPQGAVKVMDFGIARALADTAATMTQTQAVMGTARYLSPEQAQGLDVDGRSDLYSVGCLLYELLAGRTPFQGDPVSLVYQHLGETPKAPSTHLSHLPQALDAITLHALEKNPDERYQSAADFRADLNAARADEPVSAAAESSYARALGIAGAGAAAVARARAATAPTQAVPAASGPDRGDPHEEDLRPTGPVPFLEGRDEERWERTDEMPVRERRHRGAALLLGALALLAVAGVAWVLFQVLGPGQDQPTMVTVPSTVGRTEAQARTELTGLGFVVPDATSRNSDAAVGDVIEQDPPGGSAEEGSTVRLVVSAGPEAITIPDVRDMEEQAARDLLERQGFTQVVAKAKKVDDKDVEKGHVVGTDPAAGEEVAPDARIVLEVASGRVKVPALVGEDQNSAVVLLSDAGLTWDIQEERTAEVVAGTVLSQSVEAGDRVPLGTEIVLVVAAEPVVFVTETTTVNPPPADTSTTTSTEPSESPSESPSSPSSTGPTGPTGPTGPTDPAPTGPTETGPTGTDPPTDG, encoded by the coding sequence ATGACCGACGACCCGACCCAGGCGACCCCGCCGCCGCAGGACCGTGGGCAGGAGCCGCGCGTGCTCGGCGGCCGGTACGAGGTGGGTGAGCTCGTGGGCCGGGGCGGGATGGCCGACGTCCACGCCGGCCACGACCTGCGGCTGGGGCGGAAGGTCGCGATCAAGATCCTGCGCACCGACCTGGCCAGGGACAGCTCCTTCCTCGCGCGCTTCCGCCGGGAGGCGCAGTCGGCGGCCGGGCTCAACCACCCCTCGATCGTCGGCGTCTTCGACTCCGGGGAGCAGATCGTCCACGAGGCCGGCGGTGCCCCGCTGCACGTGCCCTACATCGTCATGGAGTTCGTCGAGGGCAAGACGCTGCGCGAGCTGCTCAACGAGAGCCGGACCAAGACGCTCCTGGCGGACGAGGCCGCACGCATCACCGCGGCGGTGCTGGCCGCCCTCGAGTACGCCCACGACCGCGCCCTGGTGCACCGCGACATCAAGCCGGCCAACGTCATGGTCACGCCGCAGGGCGCGGTCAAGGTGATGGACTTCGGGATCGCCCGCGCCCTGGCCGACACCGCCGCGACCATGACCCAGACCCAGGCCGTCATGGGCACCGCCCGCTACCTCTCCCCGGAGCAGGCACAGGGGCTCGACGTCGACGGACGCTCCGACCTCTACTCCGTGGGCTGCCTGCTCTACGAGCTGCTCGCCGGCCGGACCCCCTTCCAGGGCGACCCCGTCTCGCTCGTCTACCAGCACCTCGGGGAGACCCCCAAGGCGCCGTCGACCCACCTGAGCCACCTGCCGCAGGCGCTGGACGCCATCACCCTGCACGCGCTGGAGAAGAACCCGGACGAGCGCTACCAGTCCGCCGCCGACTTCCGCGCCGACCTCAACGCGGCCCGCGCCGACGAACCCGTCTCCGCCGCCGCCGAGTCCAGCTACGCCCGCGCGCTGGGGATCGCCGGGGCGGGGGCGGCCGCCGTCGCCCGGGCGCGGGCCGCCACCGCCCCGACCCAGGCGGTGCCCGCCGCGAGCGGTCCCGACCGGGGCGACCCCCACGAGGAGGACCTGCGCCCCACCGGGCCGGTCCCCTTCCTCGAGGGCCGCGACGAGGAACGCTGGGAGCGGACCGACGAGATGCCGGTGCGCGAGCGCCGGCACCGGGGCGCGGCGCTGCTCCTCGGGGCGCTGGCGCTGCTGGCGGTCGCCGGCGTCGCCTGGGTGCTCTTCCAGGTCCTCGGCCCCGGCCAGGACCAGCCGACGATGGTGACGGTGCCGAGCACCGTCGGACGCACCGAGGCGCAGGCCAGGACCGAGCTGACCGGCCTGGGCTTCGTGGTCCCGGACGCGACGTCGCGCAACAGCGACGCCGCGGTGGGCGACGTCATCGAGCAGGACCCGCCGGGCGGCTCGGCCGAGGAGGGTTCGACCGTGCGGCTGGTCGTCTCGGCCGGTCCGGAGGCGATCACGATCCCCGACGTGCGGGACATGGAGGAGCAGGCGGCCCGGGACCTGCTGGAGCGGCAGGGCTTCACCCAGGTGGTCGCCAAGGCCAAGAAGGTGGACGACAAGGACGTGGAGAAGGGCCACGTGGTCGGCACCGACCCCGCGGCCGGCGAGGAGGTGGCGCCCGACGCGCGCATCGTCCTGGAGGTCGCCAGCGGCAGGGTCAAGGTGCCCGCCCTCGTCGGCGAGGACCAGAACAGCGCGGTCGTCCTCCTCAGCGACGCCGGTCTCACCTGGGACATCCAGGAGGAGCGCACCGCCGAGGTGGTGGCCGGGACGGTGCTCAGCCAGTCCGTCGAGGCCGGCGACCGGGTCCCCCTCGGCACCGAGATCGTGCTGGTGGTGGCCGCCGAACCGGTGGTCTTCGTCACCGAGACCACGACCGTCAACCCTCCTCCGGCGGACACCAGCACGACCACGAGCACCGAGCCCAGCGAGTCGCCCAGCGAGTCGCCCAGCTCTCCCTCGTCGACCGGGCCCACCGGCCCGACCGGCCCGACGGGGCCGACCGATCCCGCCCCGACCGGCCCGACCGAGACCGGGCCTACCGGCACGGACCCGCCGACCGACGGGTGA
- a CDS encoding acyltransferase family protein, which yields MSVLPAADLPPDPGGAEAFVDLDHDGSSGYALAPLSTTTSTEVLEPAARRRRRGGRGPTDVSPRPGYIPGLDGLRAIAIVGVLVFHYLPGVLPGGYLGVDVFFVVSGFLITTLLLRELDRHGRVDLPAFWKRRARRLLPALALVVLVSVTAARLVGGDLLVGIGRQTLGALTFTTNWLEIAAGASYFHSTSPILFVNFWSLAVEEQFYLLWPLTLVLAVALTRTTRQRILAVAGVGLASTVAMAALYTPGADATRVYYGTDTHLMGLMAGAAFAIAWADPTHRAGLRSPVWRRWRWAAVLGSLAVLGALMRWMGESSPWTFRGGILLASLATLVLLAALLESRSPWRTLMELAPLRWVGERSYGIYLWHWPVLILAGALVPYALGTTRGWLVLGGALLVTLLLSEISLHLVETPVRRDGLRASLARLGRWAGTPWRVTRVPRIAAGVVTAMVVLTAVALVTAPDKSSTQRQIEQTEARLAGAAVASTVDGAAEAAQTGTELGGSDGEDAGVTPGAVLSAALGLADLAPDAAPSGTADAAKQADEQADEQADQAKDADGQDGATAAAPGSVEVNGTTFSADDDGLLVPPGEAITAIGDSLVVTSADGLTYRFPGINYVAKSNRQWHEAGAVIDQALADGTVRGNVVLHFGTNAGVDGDALRSALEAFGPERNVVVMNLFVNASFTDGSNATIEKVVADYPNAVVGDWHGTISAQPQDLQADHVHPDLDGMHVYARVVATAFDQLAARGG from the coding sequence ATGTCGGTGCTGCCCGCTGCAGACCTGCCGCCCGACCCGGGCGGGGCGGAGGCCTTCGTCGACCTGGACCACGACGGCTCGAGCGGCTACGCGCTCGCCCCGCTGAGCACGACGACCTCCACCGAGGTCCTCGAGCCTGCTGCCCGGCGTCGCCGCCGGGGCGGGCGGGGACCCACCGACGTCTCGCCCCGGCCCGGCTACATCCCCGGTCTCGACGGTCTGCGCGCGATCGCCATCGTCGGCGTGCTCGTCTTCCACTACCTGCCCGGCGTGCTGCCCGGCGGGTACCTGGGCGTCGACGTCTTCTTCGTCGTCTCCGGGTTCCTCATCACCACGCTCCTGCTGCGCGAGCTGGACCGGCACGGCCGGGTGGACCTGCCGGCCTTCTGGAAGCGGCGCGCCCGCCGGCTGCTGCCCGCCCTCGCGCTCGTCGTCCTGGTCAGCGTCACCGCGGCGCGCCTGGTCGGCGGCGACCTGCTCGTCGGCATCGGGAGGCAGACCCTCGGGGCGCTGACCTTCACCACCAACTGGCTGGAGATCGCCGCGGGAGCCAGCTACTTCCACAGCACCAGCCCGATCCTCTTCGTCAACTTCTGGTCGCTGGCGGTCGAGGAGCAGTTCTACCTCCTGTGGCCGCTCACGCTCGTGCTCGCCGTGGCGCTGACCCGCACCACGCGGCAGCGGATCCTGGCCGTCGCGGGCGTCGGACTGGCCTCGACGGTCGCGATGGCCGCGCTCTACACGCCCGGTGCGGACGCCACCCGGGTCTACTACGGCACCGACACCCACCTGATGGGACTGATGGCCGGGGCCGCGTTCGCGATCGCCTGGGCGGACCCGACCCACCGGGCCGGGCTGCGCTCGCCGGTATGGCGTCGCTGGCGCTGGGCGGCCGTGCTCGGCTCGCTGGCGGTGCTGGGCGCCCTCATGCGGTGGATGGGGGAGTCCTCGCCCTGGACCTTCCGCGGCGGGATCCTGCTCGCCTCCCTGGCCACGCTCGTGCTGCTCGCCGCCCTCCTCGAGTCGCGCAGCCCGTGGCGCACGCTGATGGAGCTGGCGCCGCTGCGCTGGGTCGGCGAGCGCTCCTACGGGATCTACCTGTGGCACTGGCCGGTGCTCATCCTCGCCGGTGCGCTGGTGCCCTACGCGCTCGGCACGACCCGTGGGTGGCTGGTGCTGGGCGGCGCGCTCCTGGTCACCCTCCTGCTCTCGGAGATCTCGCTGCACCTGGTGGAGACACCCGTGCGGCGTGACGGCCTGCGCGCCTCGCTGGCGCGGCTGGGCCGGTGGGCCGGCACGCCGTGGCGGGTCACGAGGGTCCCGCGGATCGCCGCCGGCGTCGTCACCGCGATGGTCGTCCTCACCGCCGTCGCCCTGGTCACCGCCCCCGACAAGTCGAGCACCCAGCGCCAGATCGAGCAGACCGAGGCCCGGCTCGCCGGCGCGGCGGTCGCCTCGACGGTGGACGGCGCGGCCGAGGCCGCCCAGACCGGCACCGAGCTGGGCGGCTCCGACGGCGAGGACGCCGGGGTCACACCTGGAGCGGTCCTCAGCGCGGCGCTCGGCCTGGCCGACCTCGCCCCCGACGCCGCACCCTCCGGCACCGCGGACGCCGCGAAGCAGGCCGACGAGCAGGCCGACGAGCAGGCCGATCAGGCCAAGGACGCTGACGGGCAGGACGGCGCCACGGCCGCTGCGCCCGGCAGCGTCGAGGTCAACGGCACCACCTTCAGCGCGGACGACGACGGCCTGCTCGTGCCGCCCGGGGAGGCCATCACGGCCATCGGCGACTCCCTCGTCGTGACCAGCGCGGACGGCCTCACCTACCGCTTCCCGGGCATCAACTACGTCGCCAAGTCCAACCGGCAGTGGCACGAGGCCGGCGCCGTCATCGACCAGGCGCTCGCCGACGGCACCGTCCGCGGCAACGTCGTCCTGCACTTCGGCACCAACGCCGGGGTCGACGGGGACGCGCTGCGCTCGGCGCTGGAGGCCTTCGGTCCGGAGCGCAACGTGGTCGTCATGAACCTCTTCGTCAACGCCTCCTTCACCGACGGCTCGAACGCGACGATCGAGAAGGTCGTGGCCGACTACCCCAACGCGGTGGTCGGCGACTGGCACGGCACGATCAGCGCCCAGCCGCAGGACCTGCAGGCCGACCACGTCCACCCGGACCTGGACGGGATGCACGTCTACGCCCGGGTCGTGGCCACCGCCTTCGACCAGCTCGCCGCCCGGGGCGGCTGA
- a CDS encoding ATP-grasp domain-containing protein — MNIVFVEPHFPRNQREFPRALAEAGADVIGIGETPLDYLDEQLKSWMVHYEQVGSVTDLQQMTDAVRRVQGMVWVDRLESTIEAHQLVAAQVREALDIPGTSVRTTWLCRDKPSMKEAVRQAGVRVARSTGADTAEQVWSFATQVGYPLILKPRDAAGAAGTVRVDNDSELAVALSNLGGHDSIAVEEFIEGHEGFYDTVSVDGHPVVDFVSHYYPGVLEAMRTRWISPQFIATNRIDGGGLYQELREMGARVNAALGIGTSATHMEWFHGPKGLVFSEIGCRPPGVGCWDLYNAGNDMDVYGAWAEAIVHGRVTRRPSRSHSAGIIALRPDRDGRISGYSGLEEVENRYGRWIIDAHIPVAGTGTQPVSAGYMANAWIRMKHPDYDQLRGMLDDVGRTVQVHAG, encoded by the coding sequence GTGAACATCGTCTTCGTCGAGCCGCACTTCCCCAGGAACCAGCGTGAGTTCCCCAGGGCGCTCGCCGAGGCGGGCGCCGACGTCATCGGGATCGGGGAGACCCCGCTGGACTACCTGGACGAGCAGCTCAAGAGCTGGATGGTCCACTACGAGCAGGTGGGCTCGGTGACCGACCTGCAGCAGATGACCGACGCCGTCCGCCGGGTGCAGGGCATGGTGTGGGTCGACCGGCTGGAGTCCACGATCGAGGCCCACCAGCTGGTGGCCGCGCAGGTGCGCGAGGCGCTCGACATCCCGGGCACCTCGGTGCGCACCACCTGGCTGTGCCGCGACAAGCCGTCGATGAAGGAGGCGGTGCGCCAGGCCGGCGTCCGGGTCGCCAGGTCGACCGGAGCGGACACCGCCGAGCAGGTATGGAGCTTCGCCACCCAGGTGGGCTACCCCCTGATCCTCAAGCCTCGGGACGCGGCGGGCGCAGCCGGCACGGTCCGCGTGGACAACGACAGCGAGCTCGCGGTGGCCCTGTCCAACCTCGGCGGCCACGACTCGATCGCGGTCGAGGAGTTCATCGAGGGGCACGAGGGCTTCTACGACACGGTCTCCGTCGACGGGCACCCGGTCGTGGACTTCGTCTCGCACTACTACCCCGGGGTGCTCGAGGCGATGCGCACCCGGTGGATCTCGCCGCAGTTCATCGCGACCAACCGGATCGATGGTGGCGGGCTCTACCAGGAGCTGCGCGAGATGGGCGCGCGGGTCAACGCCGCGCTCGGCATCGGCACCTCGGCCACCCACATGGAGTGGTTCCACGGGCCCAAGGGCCTGGTCTTCTCCGAGATCGGCTGCCGCCCGCCGGGCGTGGGCTGCTGGGACCTCTACAACGCCGGCAACGACATGGACGTCTACGGCGCCTGGGCAGAGGCGATCGTGCACGGGAGGGTGACCAGGCGACCCAGCCGCAGCCACTCCGCGGGGATCATCGCGCTGCGCCCGGACCGGGACGGCCGGATCAGCGGCTACTCCGGCCTGGAGGAGGTCGAGAACCGCTACGGGCGGTGGATCATCGACGCGCACATCCCGGTGGCGGGCACCGGCACCCAGCCGGTCTCGGCCGGCTACATGGCCAACGCCTGGATCCGGATGAAGCACCCGGACTACGACCAGTTGCGCGGCATGCTCGACGACGTCGGCCGCACCGTGCAGGTCCATGCCGGCTGA
- a CDS encoding alpha/beta hydrolase-fold protein, translated as MTLPTPYPIQRQHKGKLAINVLRSSEPLGTAEVEEFLAGRDIPIVEGPKCTFLYRGEVDAVAVRHRIVNQPQHVPMRRIEGTDLWFVVIELPAHSRVEYQIEVRVGAVVETFNDPLNPHVAHSPVGSSSVLQASGYETPAWVLPQPDARPGELVDWVLPSTALRRTTHNRIYLPARFRRSSHYPLLVVHDGDDYITYSAMKTVLDNLIHNLDMAETIVVFTNSGDRLKEYPNYAPHARYITRELLPAIEAELPVVRRSDSRCLMGASFGAVASLSTAYRSRGTWDNLLLQSGSFVFTDIGSDHGGGPAFDPVMKFMNRYRAKPRRVADRMYISCGIYEPLIVPNRSMVPVFESTGAKVRYVEARDGHSWENWRDRLRDGLSWIFPGPQKLVYE; from the coding sequence ATGACGCTGCCCACCCCATACCCGATCCAGCGCCAGCACAAGGGCAAGCTGGCGATCAACGTGCTGCGCTCGAGCGAGCCGCTCGGCACGGCGGAGGTCGAGGAGTTCCTGGCCGGCCGCGACATCCCGATCGTCGAGGGTCCCAAGTGCACCTTCCTCTACCGGGGCGAGGTGGACGCGGTCGCGGTGCGGCACCGGATCGTCAACCAGCCGCAGCACGTGCCGATGCGGCGGATCGAGGGCACCGACCTGTGGTTCGTGGTCATCGAGCTGCCGGCGCACTCGCGGGTCGAGTACCAGATCGAGGTGCGCGTCGGCGCCGTCGTCGAGACCTTCAACGACCCGCTCAACCCGCACGTCGCGCACTCGCCGGTCGGCTCCTCCAGCGTGCTGCAGGCCAGCGGCTACGAGACGCCGGCATGGGTGCTGCCGCAGCCGGACGCGCGCCCCGGGGAGCTGGTCGACTGGGTCCTGCCCTCGACGGCGCTGCGCCGCACCACGCACAACCGGATCTACCTGCCGGCGCGCTTCCGCCGGTCCAGCCACTACCCGCTGCTCGTCGTGCACGACGGGGACGACTACATCACCTACTCGGCCATGAAGACGGTGCTGGACAACCTCATCCACAACCTCGACATGGCCGAGACGATCGTGGTCTTCACCAACTCCGGCGACCGGCTCAAGGAGTACCCGAACTACGCCCCCCACGCGCGCTACATCACCCGGGAGCTGCTGCCGGCGATCGAGGCCGAGCTGCCGGTCGTGCGCCGCTCGGACTCGCGCTGCCTGATGGGGGCGAGCTTCGGGGCGGTCGCCTCGCTGTCCACGGCATACCGCAGCCGCGGGACGTGGGACAACCTGCTGCTGCAGTCGGGGTCGTTCGTCTTCACCGACATCGGCAGCGACCACGGCGGCGGGCCGGCCTTCGACCCGGTGATGAAGTTCATGAACCGCTACCGGGCCAAGCCGCGCCGGGTGGCCGACCGGATGTACATCTCCTGCGGCATCTACGAGCCGCTCATCGTGCCCAACCGCTCGATGGTGCCGGTCTTCGAGTCGACCGGCGCCAAGGTCAGGTACGTGGAGGCGCGGGACGGCCACTCGTGGGAGAACTGGCGCGACCGGTTGCGCGACGGGCTGTCGTGGATCTTCCCCGGGCCGCAGAAGCTCGTCTATGAATAG
- a CDS encoding cell division protein CrgA, with amino-acid sequence MPKSRGREGAKQRARRTSEIAPTTQKIPSNPSWFVPVMCALMIVGVLWVATFYVTSGQWPIGSIRYWNLGIGMGMIMAGFMMATRWR; translated from the coding sequence GTGCCCAAGTCCCGCGGCCGTGAGGGTGCGAAGCAGCGTGCCCGGCGCACCAGCGAGATTGCGCCCACGACCCAGAAGATTCCCTCGAACCCCTCGTGGTTCGTCCCCGTGATGTGCGCGCTGATGATCGTGGGGGTGCTGTGGGTGGCGACCTTCTACGTGACCTCCGGGCAGTGGCCGATCGGCTCGATCCGCTACTGGAACCTCGGGATCGGCATGGGGATGATCATGGCCGGCTTCATGATGGCCACCCGCTGGCGCTGA
- a CDS encoding DUF881 domain-containing protein, translated as MSTAPADGEAPCPAAGGAARRRGGVIGVTVVCVVAGLLFGTSASLARTRPLSGEISDLVGLITARDREVSQLNERADRLRTDVASLQDRVDSSEARRLSRSADRVAPRVGLAPVAGPAVRVTLDDAGYTLQTLPEGYTVDDVVVHQEDLQGVINALWAGGAEAVMVQDQRIVSTSSVQCVGNTLYLQGRVYSPPYTVTAIGDVGSMRSALEADPVVDVYRQWADTVGLGYTVEDVETAEMPGFTGTVRPDYATAVRDLEPGEILPTPQD; from the coding sequence ATGAGCACCGCACCGGCCGACGGCGAGGCGCCCTGCCCCGCCGCGGGCGGCGCTGCCCGTCGCCGGGGCGGGGTCATCGGGGTCACCGTGGTGTGCGTGGTGGCCGGTCTGCTCTTCGGCACGAGCGCCTCGCTGGCCAGGACCCGGCCGCTCAGCGGCGAGATCAGCGACCTCGTCGGGCTCATCACCGCCCGCGACCGCGAGGTGTCCCAGCTCAACGAGCGGGCCGACCGGCTGCGGACCGACGTGGCCTCCCTCCAGGACCGGGTGGACTCCAGCGAGGCTCGCCGACTGTCCCGCAGCGCCGACAGGGTCGCACCCCGGGTGGGCCTCGCCCCCGTCGCCGGTCCTGCGGTCCGGGTGACCCTGGACGACGCCGGCTACACGCTGCAGACCCTGCCGGAGGGCTACACGGTGGACGACGTCGTGGTCCACCAGGAGGACCTGCAGGGCGTGATCAACGCGCTGTGGGCCGGGGGTGCCGAGGCGGTCATGGTGCAGGACCAGCGGATCGTGTCGACCAGCTCGGTGCAGTGCGTCGGCAACACCCTCTACCTCCAGGGCCGGGTCTACTCCCCGCCCTACACCGTCACCGCGATCGGGGACGTGGGCAGCATGCGTTCCGCGCTCGAGGCCGACCCGGTCGTCGACGTCTACCGGCAGTGGGCGGACACGGTCGGCCTGGGTTACACCGTCGAGGACGTCGAGACCGCCGAGATGCCCGGCTTCACCGGCACGGTGCGCCCTGACTACGCCACGGCCGTGCGCGACCTCGAGCCGGGCGAGATCCTGCCGACCCCCCAGGACTGA
- a CDS encoding peptidylprolyl isomerase: MNVTLHTNHGDIKVELFEHAAPRTVANFVGLATGEKEYKDNAGRTNPQPFYDGLTFHRIIPGFMIQGGCPVGEGIGGPGYEFDDEISPDKNFNQPYMLAMANAGKRMGKGTNGSQFFITVDSTTWLQGKHTIFGEVADQASREVVDAIAAVPTGRNDKPAEPVVIERVSVER; the protein is encoded by the coding sequence ATGAACGTCACGCTGCACACGAACCACGGCGACATCAAGGTCGAGCTCTTCGAGCACGCCGCGCCCAGGACCGTCGCCAACTTCGTCGGTCTGGCCACCGGTGAGAAGGAGTACAAGGACAACGCGGGGCGCACCAACCCCCAGCCCTTCTACGACGGCCTCACCTTCCACCGCATCATCCCCGGCTTCATGATCCAGGGCGGGTGCCCGGTGGGCGAGGGCATCGGCGGCCCCGGCTACGAGTTCGACGACGAGATCAGCCCCGACAAGAACTTCAACCAGCCCTACATGCTGGCCATGGCCAACGCCGGCAAGCGCATGGGCAAGGGCACCAACGGCTCGCAGTTCTTCATCACCGTCGACTCCACCACCTGGCTGCAGGGCAAGCACACGATCTTCGGCGAGGTCGCCGACCAGGCCTCGCGCGAGGTGGTCGACGCGATCGCCGCCGTCCCGACCGGGCGCAACGACAAGCCCGCCGAGCCGGTCGTCATCGAGCGCGTCTCCGTCGAGCGCTGA
- a CDS encoding NYN domain-containing protein, translating to MTMSYLLVDGENIDATLGNSILGRRPHPDERPRWDRVLTFTEDTWGQPAKGLFFLNASNGLPMTFVQALRALGYTPVPLSGTPDQSVVDMAIQQMLEAIRERDDDVMLVSHDGDFLDSVTPLLDGERRVGLIAFAEFRNSGFHSLISRGMEFFDLEHDTLAFNTELPRMRIIPIEEFDPAQFL from the coding sequence ATGACCATGTCCTACCTGCTCGTCGACGGCGAGAACATCGACGCCACGCTCGGCAACTCGATCCTGGGCCGACGCCCGCACCCCGACGAGCGCCCCCGCTGGGACCGCGTGCTCACCTTCACCGAGGACACCTGGGGGCAGCCGGCCAAGGGGTTGTTCTTCCTCAACGCCAGCAACGGCCTGCCGATGACCTTCGTCCAGGCGTTGCGGGCGCTGGGCTACACGCCGGTGCCGCTGTCGGGCACGCCGGACCAGTCGGTCGTCGACATGGCGATCCAGCAGATGCTCGAGGCGATCCGCGAACGGGACGACGACGTCATGCTCGTCAGCCACGACGGGGACTTCCTGGACTCGGTGACCCCGCTGCTGGACGGCGAGCGCCGGGTGGGGCTGATCGCCTTCGCGGAGTTCCGCAACTCCGGCTTCCACAGCCTCATCTCCCGAGGTATGGAGTTCTTCGACCTCGAGCACGACACGCTCGCCTTCAACACCGAGCTGCCGCGGATGCGGATCATCCCGATCGAGGAGTTCGACCCGGCGCAGTTCCTGTAG